The window CCACCCTGGCCGAGCTGACCGCGGACCCCGGGCGGGCGTCACTGCGGGACAACCTCGTGCGCGTCGCGCGGCTCGGCCTGGCGTTCTACCTCGACAGTTTCCCCATCGCCATCTCGATGTTCTCGTCACGGGAGCTGCTGCGCTCGCACCGGGAACGCGTGGGTGGCGCCGGACCGCGCATCCCGCTGAAGGGCGTCGAAGACTACCTGCGGGCCGAGGTGGAACTGGGCCGGCTCAATGCGGACACCGACGTCGAGGCGGCCGCGTCCCTGCTTCTCGGCGTGTGCTTCCAGCAGGCGTTCCTGGCGACCTTCGAAGAGCGCGAGCCGGCGGACCTCGCCGACCGGCTCGTGGACACCCTGCTCGCCGGGCTCTAGGCGTTCTTCTCCTCGCGGAGCTTGTGCCAGCGCTCGTACATGCCGTTCAGCTCTTCCAGCATGAACGACAGGAAGTCCCGCATCTCGGCGAGCCGCTTCCCGGACGGCGAGTCCTCGCCGAGGGCTTCGATGCCGTTCTCGGCCGCGTCGCGCCACATGGTGATCATGCGGTCGCGCTTGAGGAACGTGGCGTACCAGAGGTCGTCGTAGAGGCGGTAGTGGTCGCGGCGCTCGCCGGGCTCGCGTTCCTTGGCGACCAGGCCGATCTGTTCGAGGTAGCGGACCGCGCCCGAGACGGCCGCCGGGCTGACCGACAGCTGCGAGGCCAGGTCGGCGGCGGTCAGCCGGGCGTCGTCGGTGGTCATCAGCGCGGCGAACACCCGCGCGGGCATGCGCTGCATCCCGATCTGCGAGAGCACGAGCCCGAGGCTCTCGACGTACCGGCGGACGGCGTCTTCATCCCGCTTCGTGTCAGGCGTCGTCATCGGCCCATCCTCCCGTACCGCCCCCAGCAAGATCACTCAATCCAGACATTTTCTTAGCTTCACAACTTTGTGAAACGAGTGTAGCTTCCGAACCATGGAAAACGCCATCGCGATCTCCGGCCTGCACAAGTCTTTCGGCCGGACAAAGGCCCTCGACGGCCTCGATCTGCAGGTACCTACTGGGGAAGTACACGGTTTCCTCGGCCCGAACGGCGCCGGGAAGTCGACCACCGTCCGGGTACTGCTCGGCTTGCTCCACGCGGACTCGGGGGACGTCCGGCTGCTCGGCGGCGACCCCTGGAAGGACGCCGCGAGCCTGCACCGCCGCCTGGCCTACGTGCCCGGCGACGTCAACCTCTGGCCGAACCTCTCCGGCGGCGAGGTGATCGACCTGCTCGGCCGCCTGCGTGGCGGCCTCGACGAGAAGCGCCGGGCCGACCTCATCGAGCGGTTCGACCTGGACCCGAAGAAGAAGGGACGGACGTACTCGAAGGGCAACCGGCAGAAGGTCGCCATCGTCGCTGCGCTGGCGTCGCGGGTCGACCTGCTGATCCTCGACGAGCCGACGTCCGGCCTCGACCCGCTGATGGAGGCGACGTTCCAGTACGCCATCCAGGAGGAGCGCGAGCAGGGCCGGACCGTGCTGCTCTCCAGCCACATCCTCGCCGAGGTCGAGGCGCTGTGCGACAAGGTCAGCATCATTCGCAACGGCAAGACCGTCGAGTCCGGCACGCTGGCCGAGCTGCGCCACCTCACCCGGACGTCGATCACCGCCGAGCTGGCCGGCCCGCCGAACGGGCTCACGAAGCTGGAGAACATCCACGACCTCAAGGTCGACGGCAACCGCGTCCGCTTCGACGTCGAGACGCGCTCGCTCGACGAAGCCCTGCGCCGACTCACCGAGGTCGGCGTCCGGAGTCTCGTCAGCCAGCCGCCGACGCTCGAAGAGCTGTTCCTGCGCCACTACACGACCGAGGCGAGCGCCAAATGACCGCGACGCTCTCCCGCGCCGAAGCCGAGGTCGCGCCCGCTCACGAGCTGGCCGGCACCTGGCACCTCACCCGGCTCGCGCTGCGCCGCGACCGCGTGAACCTGCCGATCTGGATCGTGCTGCTGAGCGTCATCCCGGCCAGCACGGTCAAGACGTTCGCGCAGTTCTACCCGACCGCCGCCGACCGGCTGGCCCTGCAGGCCGGCGCGAACACCAATCCGTCCTACGCGCTGCTCTACGGGCCGCCGTTCGACCTGACCACCGCCGGCGGGTTCATCGCCTGGCGCATGTGCGGGTTCCTGGCGCTGCTGACCGGGCTGATGGTGGTCTTCACGGTCACCCGGCACACCCGCGCCGAGGAGGACACTGGCCGCGCGGAGCTGCTCGCGTCCGCGGTCGTCGGCCGGTACGCGGCGCTGACGTCGGCCGTCGCGGTGGCCGGCGGGGCGAGCGTGCTGATCGGGCTGATCCAGGCGGTCAGCATGATCGGCGCCGGCCTGCCCACGGCCGGTTCGCTCGCCTTCGGCGCGTCGGAAGCGTTGGCCGGACTGGTGTTCACGGCCGTGGCGGCGGTCGCCGTCCAGCTCGCCGAGTACTCGCGCACGGCCAACGGGATCGGCACCGCCGTGGTCGGCGCCGCGTTCCTGCTGCGGGGCGCCGGAGACTCCACTGTGGACGCTCGCTGGCTGTCCTGGCTGTCGCCGATCGGCTGGGTGCAGCAGATCCGCGCGTTCGCCGGGGAACGCTGGTGGGTGCTCCTGCTGCCGGTGGCCCTCGCACTGGTCGTCGGCGCGGCCGGGTACTGGCTGCTGCCGCGGCGCGACGTCGGGGTCGGCATCCTGCCGCCGCGGCCGGGCCCGGCGCGGGCGGCGGCGAGCCTGCGGACGCCGTTCGCGCTCGCCTGGCGGCTGCACCGCGGCCCGCTGCTCGGCTGGACCATCGGCACCGCGGTCGTCGGCGCGGTGTTCGGCTCAATCGCCAGCGGCATCGGCGACCTGGTCGGGTCGAGCCCGCAGGCGCAGCAGATCTTCGAACGGCTCGGCGGCAGCCACGGGCTGACGCAGGCGTTCCTCGCCGCGATGGCCGGCATGTTCGCGATGGTCGCGTCGCTCTACGGCATCCAGGCGGTGCTGCGGATGCGCGGCGAGGAGACCGCGATCCGGCTCGAGCCGGTGCTGGCCACCAGTGTCGGCAAGCTGCGCTGGGCGGCGGGGCACCTCGTGTTCGCGTTCTTCGGCACGGCGGTGCTGCTGCTGGCCGGCGGGGTGTTCATGGGCCTGGCCAACGGGTTGCGCACCGGCGACGTCGGCGGCTCGGTCGGCGACTCCCTCGCCGGGATGCTGGTCCAGCTGCCCGCGGCCTGGGTCGTGGTCGCGCTGGCGGTGACGATCTTCGGGCTGCTGCCGGGCTTCTCGGCCGCGGCCTGGGCGGTCGGCTCGCTGGCGCTGCTGCTCAGCCTGTTCGGCCCGGTCGTCGACCTGCCGCAGGCGGTGCTGGACGTCTCGCCCTTCCAGCACCCGCCGAAGATTCCCGGCCAAGCGCTCGTCGCGACCCCGCTCGTCTGGCTCACGGCGGTCGCGGTCGTCGCCCTGGTCGCCGGCCTGGTGGGCTGGCGGCGCCGGGACGTCGGCTAGCGCGGCTTGATCTCCCGGTCGGCTCCCGCCACGAGCTGAGCCTGCGGCCCCGCCTTCCCACAGGCGGGGCCGCCCGGTTCGCTGAAGGTGGGCGTGACGACCGCGGTGTGCGGCTTGCCGTCGTCGAAGCGGACGGTGACCCGGATCGGCACGGCCTGCAGGCCCGGGAGGTCGGCGAAGCCCCGCAGGCCACCGGTCGGGACCATCGAGGCACCGCAGGTGCCGGCCGCGCAGGACGTGGCGCCCGCGGCCGTCTCGGGCATGAGGCCGACCGGGCGGGTGACGCACTGGTCGCCCCAGCACGCCTCGAGCGTCGCGCGGGTGATGCCCGCGGGGTCCGGGACGGTCAGGCCGATGCCGACGGCGGTGCCGATCGCCGGGCACGCGACCTCCGACCCGGAGCCGGCCTGGCCGCACCCGGCGGCGAGGACCAGGAGAGCCGCGGTCCACGGGATCCTTCGCATGCCGTCCAGACGGAACCTTTCGCGTCCGGGTTGCACGGGTCAGTCGCGCCAGCTGCTGGTCAACGGCAGGGCGGGGGACGTCGAGGTCGGCGTGGCGGAGGTCGGTGACGGCGTGGGGGACACGGTGACCTCGACGAGGCTCGTGGTCGTGGTCGGCGGCGACGTCTCGACCGACGTGACGGTGGACGGCGGCACCGACGCGGTCACGGTGACCGGCAGGGCGGGAACGGTGCTGGTCGGCGGGGCGACGACGTCGGCGGGCTTCGGGGCAGCGGGGCGGCCCGCGACGAGCAGCGCGGCCACCAGCAACCCGGTGGCGAAACCCGCCAACCCGGTCACCGCGGCGGAGCCCCAGCTAGGTCGGCCGTGCATCCGGCACCCCCTCGCCACGCGCAGCGCAGGTACGAGGACTAACTCGCGTTGATCTTAACTCTTGTTACAGACGGTGCACCTTGAGTCGACTTGACTCAAGTTTGTTGAGCGTGCCACGTTGGGATTCATGGGGGTACTGGAGAACCGCGACTTCCGCCGCCTGTGGCTGGCCGATCTCGCGAGCCAGCTCGGGAGCCGCATCGACGTGCTGGCGGTGCCGCTGCTCGCGGCCACCGCCCTCGGCGCGTCCGTCTTCGAGGTCTCGCTGCTGCGCACCGCGGAGACCCTCCCCTACCTGGTGCTGGGCCTGCAGGTCGGCGCGTGGTGCGACCGGATGCGCCACCGCCCGGTGCTGATCGCCGCCGACCTCGGGCGCGCGGCGCTCATCGGGTCGATCCCGGTCGCCGCGCTGTTCGGCGTGCTCGGGCTGGCGCAGCTGCTGCTCGTCGTCCTCGGCGTCGGGCTCCTGGGCGTGTTCTTCGACATCGCCCACCAGACGTACCTGCCCCGGCTGGTCACGCGGGAACAGCTGCCGGAAGCGAACGCGCGGCTGCAGACGAACCTCTCGATGGCCGCGGTCGCGGGGCCGGGCTTGGCCGGCCTGGTCATCCAGGCGCTCGGCAACGCGGTGGCGCTCGCCGTCGACGCCGTCAGCTACCTGTTCTCGGCCCTCTGGCTGCGCCGGATCGAGACTCCGGACGTGCGTCCGTCGCCCGGACCACGACGGCTGCTGCGCGAGATCGGCGACGGACTCCGCGTCGTCCGCGACAACCGGATCCTGCTCGCGATCAGTGTCCACGGCGCGGTGTCGAGCTTCTTCCAGTCGGTCCACCTGGCAATCGTCATCGTCTTCCTGGCTCGCGACGTCGGGCTTTCGCCGTGGGCGATCGGGCTGCTCGGGACCGCGTCGCTGACCGGCGCCCTCACCGCCGGGCTGACCGCGCGGCGCCTCGGCCGATGGATCGGCGAGGCGCGGGCGCTGTGGGGCGCGGGCGTGCTCTTCGACCTCGCGTACCAGCTGTACCCCTTCACCGGCCGCGGCTGGGCGCTCGCCTGCTACGTCGTCGCCGGGTTCTTCGCGACCTACGGCGTCATCGTGCTGAACGTCTTCGGCATGAGCTTCCAGCAGGCCGTCGCGCCGCCGGAGCTGCTGGGCCGGGTCAACTCGATCACGCACACGCTGGTCCTCGGCGTCGTCCCGCTCGGCAGCCTCCTCGGCGGCGTCCTGGCCGGTGCGTTCGGGATGCGGCCGACGCTGCAGATCGCGGCGGCCGGGGTCCTGGCGTCGGCGGCGGTCCTGGCGTGGTCGCCGCTGCGGAAGCTACGCGACCTGACCCCGGTCGGCGCGTAGCCCGTCGACGACGATGCGGACCAGGTGGCGGCTGCCCGGCGAGTACCGCTCGACGGCGAGGCACCCGACGATGAGCGCGCGCAGGTCGTCGCCGTCGATGTCGGTCCGCACGGCGCCGGCTGCCTGGGCCCGCTGGAGAAGGACGCCGAGCGCGGCACGGAAGTCGTCACCCGCGCCGGCCTTGAACGCGTGCCCGCTTGACTCGGCGAGGGCGTCGCAGATGGCGCGGTTGAGCGACGCCTGCTTGATCACGCGGACGAAGTAGTCGAGGAAGACTTCGCCGGGGTCGTCGGCGGCCGCGAGCCCGCGGGCCTCCTCAGCGAACTGCTCGATGCGCTCGAGGACGACGGCCTGGAAGAGCGCCTCCTTGCTGGGGAAATGCCGGTAGACGGTGCCGGCGCCGACCCCGGCCAGCCGCGCGATGTCGTCGAGCGGCACGGCGAGCCCATCGGCGGCGAACGCCTCTTCGGCGGCAGCCAGGACCTTCGCCCGGTTGCGCCGCGCGTCCGCGCGCATCTTCTCCATGTGTTCTCCTCGTTGACAAACGGAGCACACGCTCCGTATCGTCGTAAGCGGGTGCACCGTTCCGATTCAACGTCCAGTCTTCCAGGAGAATTCCGATGCCGGAGGGTCCGTCCATGCCACACAACCATCGCGCCGGTACGGCCGAGTCGCCTCGCGCCGTCTTCGACCGCTTCCTCGCCGCCTCGGTCGAGAACCGCTGGGACGACCTCGCCGACTGCTACGCCGAGGACGTCACCCTCGAAATGCCGTTCACGCTGCCCGGCGTGCCGCGGCTGACCCACGGCCGTGAAGAGCTGCGCCGCCGGTTCCGCCGCGCGGGTGCGGCCCGCCGCGTGACGAAGGCCGACAACGTCGTGGTCCACGAAACGGCCGATCCGGCGGTGCTCGTCGCCGAGTTCGACCTCCACCAGGACATGGCCGGCGAGAGCTTCGTGGCTTCGTACGTGATGGTGCTGACGATCAAGGACGGCCTGATCACGCACACCCGCGACTACACCGACACCGCCGCGGTGGCGGAGCGGGTCAAGGCGTGGTCGCCTGCTGAGTCGCCGGCGGGATGAACAAGCGCTCGAACGTGCTCACCGAGTAGGTCCACACCCCCGGCACCAGCAGGACCGCGAGCACCGCGAACACCGGGAAGATCAGCCGCTTCTCGACCTTCTTGCCCGTGCGGAAGCGCAGCGCCCGGGGCGGCCGGATCTCGTACCAGGTCTCGCCGGCGATGGGAACCGGGAACAGGAAAGGACATCCGGCTTCGGTCAGGGCGTCGCCGAGGCAGTGGGTCAGGCAGCCCGCCGCCACCGCGACGCCCAGCCAGCCCGTGATCGATGCCAGCTCGCCCGCCCGGTCGGGCGGCGCCGTGAAGAACCACCAGGCCACCGCGGCGCCGCTCACCGGCAGCAGCCAGTCGCCCAGTGCGCCTTGGGCCAGCATCAACCCGAAGATCACCACGCCGACGACCGCCCACGGGCCGCCGGCTTCCGTCCCCCACGACGTCAACGCGCCGAGGCCGGCCGCGAACAGCACCGTGTGGGACAGGTGACGGTGCTGGCCCGTCACCTTCTCGTCGCGAGGTCCCTTGGTCAGCGCGTAGAACGCCGCCGACACGCGGCGCAGCAGCCACGACAGCGCACCCGTCAGCCAGCCGAGCAGCCGGGACGCGCTCGCGCCGGGGTGGTCCAGGTCGGGCAACAGGGCGAACCCCGCCGTCGTGGCGGCGAAGACCACCGCCTGGTGCACCGACCCCGCCCCGACCGCGGGCGCCAGGGCCAGGCCCGCGCACCAGCCGCTCAGGGCATGCGTCCGCCCCATCATCGTGCCGCCCCCAGGATCCGCGAACCGGAAAACCAGTCCGCAGGAACCTAGCGGGCGGTCAGGCTTGGGGGTCCTCCGACACGCTCAGGTGTTCGGCCACGCCGGTGAGCTCGATCACGCGGCTCACGGCGGGACTCGGGACGACCTCGAGCTCGACGTCCTGCTCGCCCGCCTGGCGTTGTGCGCGGAGCACCACGTTCAGCGCGGAGGAATCGAAGAAGGTCACCCCGGTCAGATCGGCCACGACCCGCTGCGCGCGCTTGTCCGCGATCAGCCCCGCCAGGGCCTCCTGCAGCTGCGGGCTGGTGAGCAGATCGAGCTCGCCGGTGACCACCACCCGGGGCTCCGTCGCGTCGGTGTCCAGCGTGATGCCGAACCCGGGCGGGGTGGCGTTCTGGTCGGCTGCGGGCATGCAGTTTCTCCTCGTCAGGCGCTGCTCCTGCGCCGGGTACGCGCCTGGTGTCTCAAGCGGCAACCGTGTCACCGTGCCTTTCCAGAAGCTCGCGGCGGCACGGTCAAGGCAACTCCGGGGCCAACCCTAACCCAGGAAGCGACCGAGCCCGCCACGGCCGCCGTCCTTTCGCGCTGACTGCTCACGTGTGCTCGAATCCTGCCTGGTCAGTGCGCGCTCAGCGCCTTGCGCGCCGCCCTGCGCTGGCGCAGGAACAGCTGCCGCCGCTCGATCTCCCCGAGCCCACCCCAGATGCCGTAGGGCTCCTGTACGGTCATCGCGTGCGTGCGGCACTGGGCCAGGACCGGGCAGGTCTGGCAGATGGCCTTGGCGCGCGACTCGCGCCGCTCCCGCGCCGAACCCCGCTCGTTGTCCGTGTGGAAGAAAAGGCTGCTGTCCGCGCCCCGGCACGAACCGCGCAGCTGCCATTCCCACTCTTCCGCAACCACGTTGGGCAGCCGGCTGACGTCAGCCATGTCGTCCCTGCCTTTCCCAGGATCAGCATGTCGACCGCTACATGCCCGCCGGTGGAGCGGATCAAACGCGGGTTTGGTTTGCTCACCCCACGGGCATCTCGCGACCGGGCGTGAAGAGGACACCGCCGACCCCTGGAGCGCGAGTGCGGAGAAAGGAACAAAACGTGGAGGACAACGCCCCGCTCGTCCCGGAAGGCGCGCAGGTCATCGAGGTGCGGACGGCCGCGATCCCGCACGTCGTGCCGACGCTGCGCACCATCGTGGCGGACATCGCCATGCGCCAGGACTTCGACCTCGACGCCGTCGAGGACCTCCGGATGGCGGTGGACGAAGCGTGCTCGCTGCTGCTGCCCGCCAGCTCGGACGGCCGTCTCACCTGCGTCTTCTCGTGGAGCGGGGCGCGCATCGAGGTCTCCGTGTCGGTGCTTTCGGACACCCCCGACCACGAGGACGACTCCGGCCTCTCGTGGCAGCTGCTGACCGCGCTCGCGACGTCGGCCGAGCGCACCGTGACCCCCGAGAACGGCCGCTTCCTGTCCCGGGTCGACCTCGTCCGGGAGAGCCAGGCGGCGGACTCGTGAGCGATCCCGCCGGGAGCAGCGGGAGCGACCTCGACGTCGGCGCGCTGTTCACCCGGCTCGCCGCGCTGCCGGCGGGCTCCCCGGAACGGGAGCGCATCCGGGACACCCTGGTGCGCAACCACCTGGAGCTCGCGCGCAACCTGGCCCGGAAGTTCCGCAACCGCGACGAGGCGATGGAGGACCTGGTCCAGATCGCCACGGTCGGGCTGATCCACGCCGTCGACCGGTTCGACCCCGAGCAGGGGACGGACTTCCT of the Amycolatopsis sp. NBC_01488 genome contains:
- a CDS encoding TetR/AcrR family transcriptional regulator; translated protein: MGSREEIVAAAAKVMREQGYAHATTKVIARTAGYSEALLYKHFRDKTDLFLSVLSDELPALGATLAELTADPGRASLRDNLVRVARLGLAFYLDSFPIAISMFSSRELLRSHRERVGGAGPRIPLKGVEDYLRAEVELGRLNADTDVEAAASLLLGVCFQQAFLATFEEREPADLADRLVDTLLAGL
- a CDS encoding GbsR/MarR family transcriptional regulator — protein: MTTPDTKRDEDAVRRYVESLGLVLSQIGMQRMPARVFAALMTTDDARLTAADLASQLSVSPAAVSGAVRYLEQIGLVAKEREPGERRDHYRLYDDLWYATFLKRDRMITMWRDAAENGIEALGEDSPSGKRLAEMRDFLSFMLEELNGMYERWHKLREEKNA
- a CDS encoding ABC transporter ATP-binding protein — translated: MENAIAISGLHKSFGRTKALDGLDLQVPTGEVHGFLGPNGAGKSTTVRVLLGLLHADSGDVRLLGGDPWKDAASLHRRLAYVPGDVNLWPNLSGGEVIDLLGRLRGGLDEKRRADLIERFDLDPKKKGRTYSKGNRQKVAIVAALASRVDLLILDEPTSGLDPLMEATFQYAIQEEREQGRTVLLSSHILAEVEALCDKVSIIRNGKTVESGTLAELRHLTRTSITAELAGPPNGLTKLENIHDLKVDGNRVRFDVETRSLDEALRRLTEVGVRSLVSQPPTLEELFLRHYTTEASAK
- a CDS encoding ABC transporter permease, with the protein product MTATLSRAEAEVAPAHELAGTWHLTRLALRRDRVNLPIWIVLLSVIPASTVKTFAQFYPTAADRLALQAGANTNPSYALLYGPPFDLTTAGGFIAWRMCGFLALLTGLMVVFTVTRHTRAEEDTGRAELLASAVVGRYAALTSAVAVAGGASVLIGLIQAVSMIGAGLPTAGSLAFGASEALAGLVFTAVAAVAVQLAEYSRTANGIGTAVVGAAFLLRGAGDSTVDARWLSWLSPIGWVQQIRAFAGERWWVLLLPVALALVVGAAGYWLLPRRDVGVGILPPRPGPARAAASLRTPFALAWRLHRGPLLGWTIGTAVVGAVFGSIASGIGDLVGSSPQAQQIFERLGGSHGLTQAFLAAMAGMFAMVASLYGIQAVLRMRGEETAIRLEPVLATSVGKLRWAAGHLVFAFFGTAVLLLAGGVFMGLANGLRTGDVGGSVGDSLAGMLVQLPAAWVVVALAVTIFGLLPGFSAAAWAVGSLALLLSLFGPVVDLPQAVLDVSPFQHPPKIPGQALVATPLVWLTAVAVVALVAGLVGWRRRDVG
- a CDS encoding MFS transporter — translated: MGVLENRDFRRLWLADLASQLGSRIDVLAVPLLAATALGASVFEVSLLRTAETLPYLVLGLQVGAWCDRMRHRPVLIAADLGRAALIGSIPVAALFGVLGLAQLLLVVLGVGLLGVFFDIAHQTYLPRLVTREQLPEANARLQTNLSMAAVAGPGLAGLVIQALGNAVALAVDAVSYLFSALWLRRIETPDVRPSPGPRRLLREIGDGLRVVRDNRILLAISVHGAVSSFFQSVHLAIVIVFLARDVGLSPWAIGLLGTASLTGALTAGLTARRLGRWIGEARALWGAGVLFDLAYQLYPFTGRGWALACYVVAGFFATYGVIVLNVFGMSFQQAVAPPELLGRVNSITHTLVLGVVPLGSLLGGVLAGAFGMRPTLQIAAAGVLASAAVLAWSPLRKLRDLTPVGA
- a CDS encoding TetR/AcrR family transcriptional regulator, with protein sequence MEKMRADARRNRAKVLAAAEEAFAADGLAVPLDDIARLAGVGAGTVYRHFPSKEALFQAVVLERIEQFAEEARGLAAADDPGEVFLDYFVRVIKQASLNRAICDALAESSGHAFKAGAGDDFRAALGVLLQRAQAAGAVRTDIDGDDLRALIVGCLAVERYSPGSRHLVRIVVDGLRADRGQVA
- a CDS encoding nuclear transport factor 2 family protein, with the translated sequence MPHNHRAGTAESPRAVFDRFLAASVENRWDDLADCYAEDVTLEMPFTLPGVPRLTHGREELRRRFRRAGAARRVTKADNVVVHETADPAVLVAEFDLHQDMAGESFVASYVMVLTIKDGLITHTRDYTDTAAVAERVKAWSPAESPAG
- a CDS encoding metal-dependent hydrolase, whose protein sequence is MGRTHALSGWCAGLALAPAVGAGSVHQAVVFAATTAGFALLPDLDHPGASASRLLGWLTGALSWLLRRVSAAFYALTKGPRDEKVTGQHRHLSHTVLFAAGLGALTSWGTEAGGPWAVVGVVIFGLMLAQGALGDWLLPVSGAAVAWWFFTAPPDRAGELASITGWLGVAVAAGCLTHCLGDALTEAGCPFLFPVPIAGETWYEIRPPRALRFRTGKKVEKRLIFPVFAVLAVLLVPGVWTYSVSTFERLFIPPATQQATTP
- a CDS encoding STAS domain-containing protein, producing the protein MPAADQNATPPGFGITLDTDATEPRVVVTGELDLLTSPQLQEALAGLIADKRAQRVVADLTGVTFFDSSALNVVLRAQRQAGEQDVELEVVPSPAVSRVIELTGVAEHLSVSEDPQA
- a CDS encoding WhiB family transcriptional regulator produces the protein MADVSRLPNVVAEEWEWQLRGSCRGADSSLFFHTDNERGSARERRESRAKAICQTCPVLAQCRTHAMTVQEPYGIWGGLGEIERRQLFLRQRRAARKALSAH
- a CDS encoding anti-sigma factor, producing the protein MEDNAPLVPEGAQVIEVRTAAIPHVVPTLRTIVADIAMRQDFDLDAVEDLRMAVDEACSLLLPASSDGRLTCVFSWSGARIEVSVSVLSDTPDHEDDSGLSWQLLTALATSAERTVTPENGRFLSRVDLVRESQAADS